The genomic window CCACCCATCAGGGTGCCGAGGTCTGCCCCCAGGAACGTCACAACTGGGATCAGCGAGTTCCGCAGAATGTGGACGTTGACAACCCTGAAACGGGACAAGCCCTTAGCGGTCGCTGTACGAACGTAATCGGCGTTCATGTTTTCGATCACGCTGGTTCGAGTCAATCGCAGAACGTAGGCGAAGGATGCCAGGCCAAGAACAATTGCCGGCAATATCAGGTCCTGCACTGTTGCGGCAGCACTGACAGTCGGTTTCGCCCAACCCAACTGCACACCGATGAAGAACTGAAGAATGAAGCCCAGCACGAAGATCGGGATGCCAATGACAATCAGCGAAGCGATCAGAACGGTGCCGTCGAACAACTTCCCCTTGCGAAGACCAGCTACAAGACCGAAAGCGATACCGAAGACGGCTTCAAAGATGAGAGCCATCACTGCAAGGCGGGCTGTAACCGGGAAAACCTCGCCGAGGACTGCCGCGATGGGCCGACCGGAGAAGTCTTGTCCAAGGTCAAAAGTGAAGATGCTCTTCAGGTAAAGCAAATACTGGATGATGAAGGGCTGGTCCAGGTTGTACTGGGCACGCAGCTTGGCCGCGACCGCTTCATTAACAGGCTTATCGCCAAAGAGCGCGGCAATGGGGTCGCCAGGAAGGCTGAAGACCAGGAAGTAGACCAGCAGTGTAGCTCCCAGGAAAACAGGGATCAGCTGGAGGAATCGTTTGAGGATGTATGTGGCCATCAGCGCATCACACCTCGATCAGCAGGCACCCTGTGCAGGGGTGCAGCGGAGTTGTTCATCGAAGAACCTTTTCGTCTGATGTGCAAACGGTCCATGCCGAGGCAAAGTAGGCCTGCACAAGGACGCCCAACCGGAGTTGGGCGTCATTGATTTGCAACGTGAGACGGCGGCGGACGCGCTCAGCTGAGCACCTCCGCCGCCGTTTCGCGGTTACTTGCCAGTGATGTTGTAGTACAGCGGGACGCCGTCCCAACCGTAGTCAACATTCGTGACGCCAGTGCTCCAGCCACCCTGTGATACCTGGTACCACAGCGGGATAGCGGGAAGGTCCTGCAGCAGGATTTCCTGGGCCTTGTTCATGGCCTTGTTACCCTCGGCAACCGAAGGTGCAGACAGTCCGTCGGAAATCGCCTTGTCAAAGGTCGGGTTTTCATAACGGGCGTCGTTCGAGCCAGCGCCGGTCTTGTAGATCGGGCCGAGGAAGTTGTACAGCGACGGGTAGTCTGCCTGCCAGCCGGCACGGATTGCACCAGTCAGTTTGCCGGTGGTTGCAAGATCGCGTGCTTCCTTGAAGGTTGCGAACGGAAGTCCCTCTGCCTTGATGCCGAGGTTGTTCTTGAGCTGGTTGGTCAGAGCCTCAACCCAAGCCTTGTGGCCACCCTTGTCAGCGTTGTAGGCAATGGTGAAGGCCGTGTTCGGATCCCACTTCTGGATGGCATCTGCCTTGGCCCAGAGGTCCTTGGCCTTGGTGGCGTCGAACTTCAGGTTGTCCGAGCCCGGAATGCTGTCGCTGTAACCGTCCAGGACGGGAGCAGTGAAGTCCTTTGCCGGCTGACGGCCGCCGCTGAAGATCACCTTGGTGATTTCTTCCCGGTTGATGGCCATGGAGATAGCCTGGCGGCGGAGCTTGCCAGCTTCGCCACTCCATTCCGGAAGGTACTCCGGGATAGCGATGGTCTGGTTACCTGCGTAGGGCTTCTCGATGAAACGATCGCCCAGGTCCGACTTGAAGTTCTTCAGTGCGCTCGTGGGGATGACCTGAAGGATGTCCAGGTTGTTGGACAGGAGATCCTGGTAGGCAGCGTCGTCGTTCTGGAAGATCTTGAACGTCACGCCGCCGTTCTTCGCCTTGCGGGGACCGTTGTAGTCCGCGTTCGGTACAAGCTGGATCTGCACGTTGTGCTGCCAGCCGTTTTCGGCCATCTTGTACGGGCCATTGCCTACCGGCTTTTCGCCGTAGGTCTTCGGGTCGGCCAGGGCGGCTGATGGGATCGGCATGAATGCGGTGTAGCCAAGGCGAAGCGGCCAGTCGGATTCAGGCTGCTTGAGCTCAACGGTGAAGGTGGTGTCGTCCACAACCTTCAATCCGGACATGGTCTCTACAGTGGAACCCTCTGCGCTGGTTTCGTCGTAGCCCTTGATGCTCTCGAAGAAGGTGGCGCTCAACTGGGCGTTCTTAGCCGCAGCGCCGTAGTTCCACGAGTCCACGAAGGTCTTGGCCGTGATGGCCTCGCCGTTGGTGAACTTCTGGTCCTTCTTGATCTTGATGGTGAAATTCTGTGCGTCCGGCGCTTCGATGGACTCCGCCAACTCGTTGACGGGCTTACCGGAAGGGTCGTAGCTGACGAGACCGGAGAAGATCAGCGTGGCAATCTTGCCGCCCCCGACTTCGTTGATGTCTGCCGGCATGAGCGGGCGCTGCGGCTCTGAGCCGTCGGCAATGATGACCTTGTTCGGGTCGCCCGCCGATGTACCGGAGTCGTTGCTGCCGCCGCCACCGCAACCGGTAGCTGCGAGGGCGATGATCGCCGCTACGCCTAGAGCTTTGGAAGTGCGCGAGAAACGCATTCCGCCTCCTATGAGTCGTGGAGTTGAGCAGGGGAAGTTCGTGA from Arthrobacter sp. StoSoilB20 includes these protein-coding regions:
- a CDS encoding ABC transporter permease, which gives rise to MATYILKRFLQLIPVFLGATLLVYFLVFSLPGDPIAALFGDKPVNEAVAAKLRAQYNLDQPFIIQYLLYLKSIFTFDLGQDFSGRPIAAVLGEVFPVTARLAVMALIFEAVFGIAFGLVAGLRKGKLFDGTVLIASLIVIGIPIFVLGFILQFFIGVQLGWAKPTVSAAATVQDLILPAIVLGLASFAYVLRLTRTSVIENMNADYVRTATAKGLSRFRVVNVHILRNSLIPVVTFLGADLGTLMGGAIVTEGIFNVPGVGNRLYRAVLSGEGPTVVSIVTVLVLIYCLSNLLVDLLYAWLDPRIRYDS
- a CDS encoding ABC transporter substrate-binding protein, with translation MRFSRTSKALGVAAIIALAATGCGGGGSNDSGTSAGDPNKVIIADGSEPQRPLMPADINEVGGGKIATLIFSGLVSYDPSGKPVNELAESIEAPDAQNFTIKIKKDQKFTNGEAITAKTFVDSWNYGAAAKNAQLSATFFESIKGYDETSAEGSTVETMSGLKVVDDTTFTVELKQPESDWPLRLGYTAFMPIPSAALADPKTYGEKPVGNGPYKMAENGWQHNVQIQLVPNADYNGPRKAKNGGVTFKIFQNDDAAYQDLLSNNLDILQVIPTSALKNFKSDLGDRFIEKPYAGNQTIAIPEYLPEWSGEAGKLRRQAISMAINREEITKVIFSGGRQPAKDFTAPVLDGYSDSIPGSDNLKFDATKAKDLWAKADAIQKWDPNTAFTIAYNADKGGHKAWVEALTNQLKNNLGIKAEGLPFATFKEARDLATTGKLTGAIRAGWQADYPSLYNFLGPIYKTGAGSNDARYENPTFDKAISDGLSAPSVAEGNKAMNKAQEILLQDLPAIPLWYQVSQGGWSTGVTNVDYGWDGVPLYYNITGK